A section of the Roseomonas marmotae genome encodes:
- the radC gene encoding RadC family protein → MHISQDLLGSGRQRPHAQGGPRRYARQHPGAAAEVPFPEGDGPHGHRGRMREKLLTRGPGALADYELLEMLLFFAFKKGDTKPLAKRLINRYGSFAGVLTASQQDLLDTPGLGEHSVAALKLVQDSALRLARAEVMEKPLLNNWERLLDYLNAALAREKIEQFRILFLDSKNRLIADEAQARGTVNHTPVYPREVVKRALELHATALILVHDHPSGDPTPSRADIDMTAEIRDAGAFLSIVVHDHIIVGNGRHLSFRREGLLRPA, encoded by the coding sequence ATCCACATCAGCCAGGATCTGCTCGGATCAGGCCGGCAGCGCCCGCATGCTCAAGGCGGGCCCCGCCGTTACGCTCGTCAGCATCCCGGGGCAGCGGCGGAGGTTCCTTTTCCCGAAGGCGACGGTCCTCACGGGCATCGCGGACGCATGCGTGAGAAGCTTCTGACGCGGGGCCCTGGGGCGCTGGCGGATTACGAATTGCTGGAGATGCTGCTGTTCTTCGCCTTCAAGAAAGGCGACACCAAGCCGCTGGCGAAGCGCCTGATTAACCGTTACGGCTCCTTCGCCGGCGTGCTGACGGCCTCTCAGCAGGATCTTCTGGATACGCCGGGCTTGGGCGAGCACAGCGTGGCGGCGCTGAAGCTGGTGCAGGACTCAGCCCTGCGCCTGGCGCGGGCCGAGGTGATGGAAAAACCGCTCCTGAACAACTGGGAACGGCTGCTGGATTACCTGAATGCCGCCCTGGCCCGGGAAAAGATCGAGCAGTTCCGTATCTTGTTCCTCGACAGCAAGAACCGGCTGATCGCGGATGAGGCGCAGGCCCGCGGTACGGTGAACCACACGCCCGTCTATCCACGTGAGGTCGTCAAGCGCGCGCTGGAGCTACATGCCACCGCCCTGATCCTGGTCCACGACCACCCGAGCGGCGACCCGACGCCCAGCCGTGCCGATATCGACATGACGGCGGAGATCCGTGACGCCGGCGCCTTTCTGTCGATCGTGGTGCATGACCACATCATCGTCGGCAACGGGCGGCATCTCTCCTTCCGACGGGAAGGACTTTTGCGGCCGGCGTAA
- a CDS encoding DNA glycosylase AlkZ-like family protein, translating into MTTSTALRRLRAQARLSTLHAPTGLAEALHRLGFVQADPIRAPARAQDLILRHRVRGYRAGDLERRFTRLGLEEDFLYAYGVMPPETRQWLHPRPDPAGSAHLPAGLAREVLDFVRGHGLTHPRDLEARFGRDRAVNGWGGFSKATTRALESLHHYGLLRVARRQNGIRLYEAALPVAAPGEVRERAHRLVMLVARILAPVPLVSLRGALALMARRNPGLGPLSPVVVAALRSGELERGEIEGETYLWPAAETGWRHRTVPRDVRLLAPFDPLVWDRRRFEHLWGWAYRFEAYTPPSRRRFGYYALPMLWGDAVIGWANISVTGGGMQVTPDYVQDRPRSRDFHRALEAELARMERFLAIRAGAPGEGGA; encoded by the coding sequence ATGACCACCAGCACGGCCCTCCGGCGGCTGAGGGCGCAGGCCCGCCTGAGCACCCTCCACGCCCCCACTGGCCTCGCGGAGGCCCTCCACCGGCTGGGCTTCGTGCAGGCGGACCCGATCCGCGCGCCCGCCCGCGCGCAGGACCTGATCCTGCGCCACCGGGTCAGGGGCTACCGCGCCGGGGATCTGGAACGCCGCTTCACCCGCCTGGGGCTGGAGGAGGATTTCCTCTACGCCTATGGCGTCATGCCGCCGGAAACCCGGCAATGGCTCCACCCGCGGCCGGACCCGGCGGGCAGTGCCCATCTGCCGGCGGGGCTGGCGCGGGAGGTGCTGGATTTCGTGCGGGGCCATGGCCTCACCCATCCCCGGGACCTGGAGGCGCGCTTCGGCCGCGACCGCGCCGTGAATGGCTGGGGCGGCTTTTCCAAGGCCACCACGCGGGCGCTGGAGAGTCTGCATCACTACGGGCTGCTGCGCGTGGCCCGGCGCCAGAACGGCATCCGCCTCTACGAGGCCGCCCTGCCCGTGGCGGCACCGGGCGAGGTGCGGGAGCGGGCGCATCGCCTCGTGATGCTGGTGGCGCGCATCCTCGCCCCGGTGCCGCTGGTCAGCCTGCGGGGCGCCCTGGCCCTGATGGCCCGCCGCAATCCCGGCCTTGGCCCTTTATCGCCCGTGGTGGTGGCCGCGCTCCGTAGCGGGGAGCTGGAGCGGGGCGAGATCGAGGGCGAGACCTATCTCTGGCCGGCGGCCGAGACCGGCTGGCGGCATCGGACGGTGCCGCGCGATGTCCGCCTGCTGGCGCCCTTCGACCCGCTCGTCTGGGACCGCCGCCGCTTCGAGCATCTCTGGGGATGGGCCTATCGCTTCGAGGCTTATACGCCCCCGTCCCGGCGGCGTTTCGGCTACTACGCCCTGCCGATGCTCTGGGGCGATGCGGTGATCGGCTGGGCCAATATCAGCGTCACCGGGGGCGGGATGCAGGTGACGCCGGATTATGTCCAGGACCGCCCGAGGAGCCGCGATTTCCACCGTGCCCTGGAGGCCGAACTGGCCCGGATGGAGCGATTCCTGGCCATCCGGGCCGGAGCACCAGGGGAAGGCGGGGCATGA
- a CDS encoding S1C family serine protease, whose product MAKPDEDEMVPVALQPQPGDYAYDLDHALSAVVTLHARVPEDAFTAGTLGTERLGNAVLIRESGLLLTIGYLVTEAEEIWLTTAGGRVVAGHVMAYDQVTGFGLVQALGPLGIPALALGESGRIEVGARIVFAGAGGRPAALAGRIIARQEFAGYWEYLLDEAIFTAPAHPHWGGAALIGPKGDLIGIGSLQLGHDPGDGRVRILNMSVPTDLLKPILEEMLMRGRANRPPRPWLGVSASSDDGQVVLAGVTRRGPAARAGLREGDVILAVAQEPVNDLAAFLRGIWSLGEAGVDIPLVVEREGDRFEVRVTSGDRQRFLKSAPLH is encoded by the coding sequence ATGGCGAAACCTGACGAGGACGAAATGGTGCCGGTGGCCTTGCAGCCGCAGCCGGGCGATTACGCCTATGACCTGGACCATGCGCTGTCCGCCGTGGTCACGCTGCATGCCCGCGTGCCGGAGGATGCCTTCACCGCCGGCACCCTGGGGACGGAACGGCTCGGCAATGCCGTCCTGATCCGCGAGAGCGGGCTGCTGCTCACCATCGGCTACCTCGTCACCGAGGCGGAGGAAATCTGGCTGACCACCGCCGGGGGCCGCGTCGTGGCGGGGCATGTCATGGCCTATGACCAGGTGACGGGCTTCGGCTTGGTGCAGGCGCTGGGGCCGCTCGGAATCCCGGCGCTGGCGCTGGGCGAATCCGGCCGGATCGAGGTCGGCGCGCGCATCGTCTTCGCCGGCGCGGGGGGGCGGCCGGCGGCGCTGGCGGGGCGGATCATCGCCCGGCAGGAATTCGCCGGCTACTGGGAATACCTGCTGGATGAAGCGATCTTCACCGCGCCCGCGCATCCGCACTGGGGCGGCGCGGCGCTGATCGGCCCGAAGGGCGACCTCATCGGCATCGGCTCGCTGCAACTCGGGCATGACCCCGGGGACGGGCGGGTGAGGATCCTCAACATGAGCGTGCCCACGGACCTGCTGAAGCCGATCCTGGAGGAGATGCTGATGCGGGGCCGCGCCAACCGTCCGCCGCGGCCCTGGCTGGGCGTCTCGGCCAGTTCGGACGACGGGCAGGTCGTCCTGGCCGGTGTCACCCGGCGCGGCCCGGCGGCACGGGCCGGTCTGCGGGAGGGAGATGTCATCCTGGCGGTGGCGCAGGAGCCGGTGAACGATCTCGCCGCCTTCCTGCGCGGCATCTGGTCGCTGGGCGAGGCGGGTGTGGACATCCCCCTGGTCGTCGAGCGCGAGGGAGACCGCTTCGAGGTCAGGGTCACCTCCGGCGATCGCCAGCGCTTCCTGAAATCGGCGCCGCTGCACTGA
- a CDS encoding sugar ABC transporter substrate-binding protein, producing the protein MDQQDPPQGGRRALLAAAAAAPLLGGLSISPAALAQEMGRSQKPLRAAFSNAGLQATWCAQGKAAAEYWGKLFNVDVTWFDGELNATRQRGAIDNMASQRWDFVAIQAFGIGTLTAPVRKMIDAGVPVIDMDTLIAPLDQINVHSFLAPDNEFMGASVTEALMQAIGGEGTIIMTQGALGHTGAQGRARGFDSVVKRYPKVEVLDTTPGDWDVTKVARIWDTHLTKFPKISAAYFHNDDMALAAYNVMRAKGRTDIKIGGCDAMPPALAAVADGRMHATVRNPSGRIHGGAVMAGVAAVVAGEKSGAEGIPKHVITDGPVVTKANAAGMAWMQKHYLI; encoded by the coding sequence ATGGATCAGCAAGACCCGCCGCAGGGTGGTCGCCGCGCCCTGCTGGCCGCCGCTGCGGCGGCGCCGCTTCTGGGTGGCCTGAGCATCAGCCCGGCCGCCCTGGCGCAGGAAATGGGACGCTCCCAGAAGCCGCTGCGCGCCGCCTTCTCCAATGCCGGGCTGCAGGCCACCTGGTGCGCCCAGGGCAAGGCCGCCGCCGAATACTGGGGCAAGCTGTTCAATGTCGATGTCACCTGGTTCGATGGTGAGCTGAACGCCACCCGCCAGCGCGGCGCCATCGACAACATGGCCTCGCAGCGCTGGGATTTCGTGGCCATCCAGGCCTTCGGCATCGGCACTCTGACCGCGCCTGTGCGGAAGATGATCGATGCCGGCGTGCCTGTGATCGACATGGACACGCTGATCGCGCCGCTCGACCAGATCAATGTCCATAGCTTCCTGGCGCCGGACAATGAGTTCATGGGCGCTTCCGTGACCGAGGCGCTGATGCAGGCCATCGGCGGGGAGGGCACCATCATCATGACCCAGGGCGCGCTGGGCCATACCGGCGCGCAGGGCCGCGCGCGCGGCTTCGATTCCGTGGTGAAGCGCTATCCCAAGGTTGAGGTGCTGGACACCACGCCCGGCGACTGGGACGTGACCAAGGTAGCGCGCATCTGGGATACGCATCTGACCAAATTCCCCAAGATCAGCGCGGCCTACTTCCACAACGACGACATGGCGCTGGCCGCTTACAACGTCATGCGCGCCAAGGGCCGCACCGATATCAAGATCGGCGGCTGCGATGCCATGCCGCCGGCCCTGGCGGCGGTGGCGGATGGGCGCATGCATGCCACCGTACGCAACCCCTCCGGCCGCATCCATGGCGGTGCCGTCATGGCCGGCGTGGCCGCGGTGGTGGCGGGCGAGAAGTCGGGCGCGGAGGGTATCCCAAAACACGTCATCACCGACGGCCCGGTGGTCACCAAGGCCAATGCCGCGGGCATGGCCTGGATGCAGAAGCACTACCTGATCTGA